Part of the Desulfovibrio sp. ZJ209 genome, TAAAAGATCTCCTCCACCTGGGCGCGGGGCGCCTGCGTCATGCGGCGGCGCGTATAGGTGGAGAGTGCTTCCAGATAGCGGCGCGACCCTTCCGCATAGAGCACGCCCAGCGCCAGCGAGGACTTGCCCGAGCCGGAAACGCCCGCGACGCCGACGATGCGGTTGAGCGGCACATCCACGCTGATGTTTTTGAGGTTATGGACGCGCGCCCCGCGGACCTTGATGCAGGCCGGAACCTGCGCTGCTTCGCCGTTCATGTGCTCTTCCTTTTGACCAGCTAGCCCAGGTTCCTGAAACCCTCGATGCCTTTTGCGATGAGGCAATCGGCATAGTCGATCATGGCCTCCATGGGGATGGCCTTGCCGGAAAGTATCCATTGCCGGTACAGGCCGGCCCCGGAATTATAGATAAAACACAGCACGATGTCCTGCCTTTCCCGTGAAAGCGAGGTGAACCAGCGCGAAGTGCACCATGTGCCGCGCACAAGGCGCATCATGAGCCGTGTGCCGATGCGCTGGTAACTGTCGCTGCACACGAGATTGTCATAGTATTTTCCCTGCCTCGTGGAAAATTCGTAGAATTTCCGGGTTATCTCCCTGATATGCTCCGGGGCGGAATATTCCTCGATGGAATGCAGATAGTCCCGGGTGATTTCTTCAAGGATCTCTTCAAAAAGGCTGTCGAGGGAGGAATAATAGACATAAAAGGTCTTGCGCCCGATCTGCGCCTGCGCGCAGAGCGCCGAGACCGTCAGCTGGTCATAACTGCTTTCAGAAACCAGCTTGAGAAAGGCCGCCCTGATGCGCGCCAGCGTTTTTGTGACCCGGAGATCCCTTGGCTTCCCGTCCACGCGCTGCCGCCTTTTCGTAACAGTTTTCGCCAAAATGGCGCATAAGAAACAGTTTGCGCCCCCATGTTGTTGTCGCCGAAACAGCCTGTGGGTTAAGAAGCATATGTTTCCGAACATTGTCAAATTTTGGAGGGAAAATGCCAACCATCTTCATCACGGGGGCTTCATCAGGCATTGGCAAGGCGGCGGCGCGGCTGTTTGCGGAAAAGGGCTGGGAGGTCATCGCCAACATGCGCCACACCGAGAAGGAAGGGAAGGTCGGCGCCCTCCTTTTGCGAGGGGAAACGCTCAGGAGCAAAGGAGAGGCTTGATGAAAAAGGACGTGGTGCTCCTCATGGGGGCCGGCCAGATAGGC contains:
- a CDS encoding helix-turn-helix domain-containing protein, whose translation is MDGKPRDLRVTKTLARIRAAFLKLVSESSYDQLTVSALCAQAQIGRKTFYVYYSSLDSLFEEILEEITRDYLHSIEEYSAPEHIREITRKFYEFSTRQGKYYDNLVCSDSYQRIGTRLMMRLVRGTWCTSRWFTSLSRERQDIVLCFIYNSGAGLYRQWILSGKAIPMEAMIDYADCLIAKGIEGFRNLG
- a CDS encoding SDR family NAD(P)-dependent oxidoreductase: MPTIFITGASSGIGKAAARLFAEKGWEVIANMRHTEKEGKVGALLLRGETLRSKGEA